A part of Rhinatrema bivittatum chromosome 16, aRhiBiv1.1, whole genome shotgun sequence genomic DNA contains:
- the LOC115077776 gene encoding zinc finger MYM-type protein 1-like, which translates to MYHHKSGSQKRKQKRECKEEEEKLKKKKLIQQYFQKPQSDRGDEVQEMQTEASHETVEPTTSSCQVAAPVSISSVIEEAETLCSMPPCAVSEDDADTRSCTSSPKRPVIIDEDSSSDQIVTSRVCTEVEEETPSCTNASSYPENDDVALNTTSIEQSHEEEIDWKDPALWPDVLKDKEREKIVLSGLFNVEQLKNMAQSLPKDADTRSFSDFLLYAKSSNGREKILRDWLRWSPSNKVLYCVTCMAFTNDSICKTGSMLSRKDGFDPSKHKWHRLYIKLPEHEHSSQHRRNYWRWRTLQNSIGGHGVDYEIQINLSKEADKFIALLERLLDVTLHLASRNMAFRGSSQRIGEIHNGNFLGTLEILARYDNLLREHLEKVKASQEKGKKLSAHYLSWATQNEFINICGKHVLNSILSERKEAIYFSIICDSTPDSSHTEQNAIVLRYVYRKPQDGKWNIRERFIEFFDFFQKTGKEIADMIMFRLNEHAIDLKDCRGQGYDNGANMSGRIKGVRAKIQETYPTAICCPCAAHSLNLVGVHAAASCPEMKTFFGSVNRLYVLFSSSPARWNTLIEEVGRSLHGLSDTRWSSRIEAVRPIAQNLPSILKALEKVLASRKLTNDAHSDAQGLYDYFLSFRAVVLATFWVKVLTSFEERNKILQSRSISMEIGVANIKALSEEMKLLREKWPVLLSEAKAVADCMEILKELLNPQQLRQIKSRHHDAIDPEDHFKANVFLVAMDTIISDLHQRFQSMEEVCKLFSPILKVRTMSEEDLMASTEELISAYPEDFTSSLLSELQHLRKVYEATFPEDMGPLDLLNSIYKLELQGIFGEVCIALRIFTTLPLSVAEGERAFSKLSSIKNYLRSTMSEQRLNGLAILSIEHELARQLSYKDLIKDFANQKVRRLIAS; encoded by the coding sequence ATGTACCATCACAAATCTGGCTCTCAAAAACGGAAGCAGAAAAGAGAGTGtaaagaagaagaggaaaagttgaagaaaaaaaaactcatacAACAGTACTTTCAAAAGCCACAAAGTGACAGGGGAGATGAAGTTCAGGAAATGCAAACAGAAGCTTCTCATGAAACAGTTGAGCCGACTACTTCATCCTGTCAGGTAGCTGCACCTGTGAGCATTTCTTCAGTGATAGAAGAGGCTGAAACATTGTGTAGTATGCCACCATGTGCAGTATCAGAAGACGATGCAGACACACGGTCCTGCACCTCGTCACCGAAAAGACCTGTCATTATAGATGAAGATTCGTCTTCAGACCAAATTGTGACATCCCGTGTTTGTACAGAGGTGGAAGAAGAAACACCTTCCTGCACAAATGCAAGTTCCTACCCTGAGAATGACGATGTTGCCCTAAACACAACTTCAATAGAACAGTCACACGAGGAAGAAATTGACTGGAAAGACCCAGCACTATGGCCAGATGTCCTCaaagacaaagaaagagagaagattgtCCTTTCTGGACTTTTCAATGTCGAGCAATTAAAGAATATGGCACAATCACTACCTAAAGATGCTGACACTCGTTCTTTCAGTGATTTTCTTCTATATGCCAAGTCATCAAATGGACGTGAGAAGATTTTAAGAGATTGGCTGAGATGGAGTCCAAGCAATAAAGTACTGTATTGTGTAACTTGCATGGCATTTACTAATGACTCTATATGTAAAACAGGAAGCATGCTTAGTAGGAAGGATGGTTTTGATCCATCGAAGCACAAGTGGCATCGGTTGTACATAAAGTTGCCAGAGCATGAACACTCTTCACAGCACAGAAGGAACTACTGGAGGTGGAGAACACTTCAAAATTCTATAGGTGGTCATGGTGTTGACTATGAGATTCAAATAAATTTGTCGAAGGAAGCCGATAAGTTTATAGCTCTTTTAGAAAGACTTCTGGATGTCACATTGCATCTGGCTTCAAGAAACATGGCGTTCAGAGGAAGTTCTCAAAgaattggagaaatccataatgGCAATTTTTTGGGAACTTTGGAAATCTTGGCAAGATATGATAATTTACTGAGAGAGCATTTGGAAAAAGTCAAAGCTAgtcaggaaaagggaaagaaactTTCAGCTCATTATCTGTCTTGGGCCACACAAAACGAATTCATTAATATTTGTGGAAAACATGTCCTGAATTCTATATTGTCAGAAAGGAAAGAAGCAATATACTTTTCAATAATATGTGATTCTACACCTGATTCTTCACATACGGAACAGAATGCAATCGTTTTACGATACGTTTACAGAAAGCCCCAAGATGGAAAATGGAACATTCGGGAAAGATTCattgaattttttgatttttttcagaagACTGGAAAAGAAATTGCAGACATGATCATGTTTAGGTTGAATGAACATGCCATTGACCTTAAAGACTGCAGAGGACAGGGATATGACAATGGTGCCAACATGTCTGGCAGAATTAAAGGTGTAAGAGCCAAAATCCAGGAGACATACCCAACAGCTATTTGTTGTCCCTGTGCTGCACATTCTTTAAACCTTGTGGGAGTGCATGCAGCCGCAAGCTGCCCTGAAATGAAGACCTTTTTTGGAAGTGTTAACAGGTTATATGTTCTGTTCAGTAGCAGCCCTGCAAGATGGAACACATTGATTGAAGAAGTTGGAAGGTCCCTGCATGGTTTAAGTGACACTCGGTGGAGTTCAAGAATAGAGGCTGTACGTCCAATTGCGCAGAATCTGCCAAGCATTTTAAAGGCTCTGGAAAAAGTTCTTGCATCCAGAAAACTCACAAATGATGCGCATTCAGATGCCCAAGGTCTATATGACTATTTTTTATCCTTTCGGGCAGTGGTTTTAGCAACATTCTGGGTAAAAGTGCTTACCAGCTTCGAGGAGAGAAACAAAATACTTCAATCAAGGTCTATTTCTATGGAAATTGGTGTCGCTAACATtaaagctctctctgaagagatgaAACTGCTTCGAGAAAAGTGGCCTGTTTTACTTTCTGAAGCTAAAGCTGTGGCAGATTGCATGGAGATTCTCAAGGAACTACTGAACCCTCAACAATTGCGGCAAATAAAGTCAAGGCATCATGATGCAATAGATCCTGAAGATCATTTTAAAGCTAATGTCTTCCTTGTGGCAATGGACACAATAATTTCTGACCTTCATCAACGCTTCCAGTCTATGGAGGAAGTCTGCAAGCTATTTTCTCCAATCTTAAAAgtgagaacaatgagtgaagaAGATCTGATGGCATCGACTGAGGAATTGATCTCAGCATACCCTGAAGATTTTACATCATCTTTACTCAGTGAGCTGCAACATCTTCGGAAAGTGTACGAAGCTACATTTCCAGAAGACATGGGTCCCTTAGATTTGCTTAACTCAATCTACAAACTAGAGCTTCAAGGAATATTTGGAGAGGTGTGTATTGCTCTTCGGATTTTCACCACCCTCCCACTTTCAGTGGCGGAAGGAGAGAGGGCATTTAGCAAACTTTCATCAATCAAGAACTATCTGCGTTCTACAATGAGTGAACAACGTCTAAACGGCCTGGCAATTCTCTCTATTGAGCATGAGCTTGCCAGACAACTCAGTTACAAAGACTTAATTAAAGATTTTGCAAATCAGAAAGTAAGAAGACTGATTGCTTCATAA